One Streptomyces sp. B21-105 genomic region harbors:
- a CDS encoding class II aldolase/adducin family protein, translated as MPRPTPPAPLPTDRLQFAMPPMHDSVEGERLHRKERLAGAVRLFGRLGFEDGVSGHITARDPEFDDCFWVNPFGMPFQHVTVSDLVLTNQDGQVVEGRYHVNQAAFTVHAQVHAARPDVVAVAHCHSVHGRALAALGELLDPITQESCAFYEDHALYDAYTGVAVDAEEGRRIAAALGSRKALVLRNHGLLTVGDSVDAAAWWFLSMERSSQVQLTARAAGRPVLIDHRAAVATREQLGGDLVAWINYQPLWQDISRSQPDLLS; from the coding sequence ATGCCACGGCCCACGCCGCCTGCCCCCCTGCCCACGGACCGGCTGCAGTTCGCGATGCCACCGATGCACGACTCGGTGGAGGGCGAGCGCCTGCACCGCAAGGAACGGCTGGCGGGCGCGGTGCGCCTCTTCGGACGGCTCGGCTTCGAGGACGGCGTCTCCGGCCATATCACCGCCCGGGATCCCGAGTTCGACGACTGCTTCTGGGTCAACCCGTTCGGCATGCCCTTCCAGCACGTCACGGTCAGTGACCTGGTGCTGACCAACCAGGACGGGCAGGTCGTCGAAGGCCGCTACCACGTCAACCAGGCCGCCTTCACCGTGCACGCCCAGGTGCACGCGGCACGGCCCGACGTCGTGGCCGTCGCGCACTGCCACTCCGTGCACGGCCGCGCCCTCGCCGCCCTCGGCGAGCTGCTCGACCCCATCACCCAGGAGAGCTGCGCGTTCTACGAGGACCACGCCCTCTACGACGCCTACACCGGGGTCGCCGTCGACGCGGAGGAGGGCAGGCGCATCGCGGCCGCGCTCGGCTCCCGCAAGGCGCTCGTGCTGCGCAACCACGGACTGCTGACGGTCGGCGACTCCGTCGACGCGGCCGCCTGGTGGTTCCTGTCGATGGAACGCTCCAGCCAGGTTCAGCTGACCGCGCGGGCGGCGGGCCGGCCCGTGCTGATCGACCACCGGGCGGCGGTGGCGACCCGGGAGCAGCTCGGCGGCGACCTGGTGGCGTGGATCAACTACCAGCCGCTGTGGCAGGACATCAGCCGCAGCCAGCCCGACCTGCTGAGCTGA
- a CDS encoding DUF4429 domain-containing protein: MAEIIQRDGTWAFDGATVRITPGLHRSVPLFRQTYGEIAVPLEAVAGIVYEPERRRGRLRMRLREGADPLLQATGGRLPDAVDPYRLTVDADRSGVAEYLAEEIRHALLLDQIPGEPTVAYLLPGPPVPVSVRSSDGVVSFDGVQVRVDWAETSDRVKRATGPRVLDVGDVVRVEWLPNSGFEDGFLRFVTRETVHSKLPAEKDPYALDLWGNVSRDLLTALVATAVTARLPHPSARAHREPGDRNGHGNADRNGDCRGAGDGGGHGRAHGQGGADRGRWLTASVPSPADHHDVLLRRLRELGELHRDGVLTDEEFTRTKAVVLRGF, encoded by the coding sequence ATGGCCGAGATCATCCAGCGTGACGGGACCTGGGCCTTCGACGGCGCGACGGTCCGGATCACGCCGGGGCTGCACCGTTCCGTGCCGCTGTTCCGGCAGACGTACGGGGAGATCGCCGTGCCTCTGGAGGCGGTCGCCGGGATCGTCTACGAGCCTGAACGCAGGCGCGGTCGGCTGCGGATGAGGCTGCGCGAGGGAGCGGATCCACTGCTGCAGGCGACCGGCGGGCGGCTGCCCGACGCCGTCGATCCCTACCGGCTCACGGTGGACGCGGATCGTTCCGGGGTCGCCGAGTACCTCGCCGAGGAGATCCGGCACGCGCTGCTGCTGGACCAGATCCCGGGTGAGCCGACCGTGGCCTACCTGCTGCCCGGCCCGCCGGTCCCGGTCTCCGTGCGGTCGTCGGACGGCGTCGTCTCCTTCGACGGCGTCCAGGTGCGCGTCGACTGGGCGGAGACCTCGGACCGGGTGAAACGGGCGACCGGGCCCCGGGTGCTCGACGTGGGCGACGTGGTGCGGGTCGAGTGGCTGCCCAACTCCGGTTTCGAGGACGGCTTCCTGCGCTTCGTGACCCGCGAGACGGTGCACTCGAAGCTGCCGGCCGAGAAGGACCCGTACGCCCTCGATCTGTGGGGCAACGTGAGCCGCGACCTGCTGACGGCGCTGGTCGCGACGGCGGTCACCGCACGGCTGCCGCATCCCTCGGCCCGCGCACACCGGGAGCCCGGCGACAGGAACGGGCACGGGAACGCAGACCGAAACGGAGACTGCCGTGGGGCCGGGGACGGGGGCGGACACGGGCGCGCGCACGGGCAGGGGGGAGCGGACCGCGGGCGGTGGCTCACGGCGTCCGTCCCGTCGCCGGCCGACCATCACGACGTGTTGCTGCGCAGGCTGCGCGAGCTGGGCGAACTGCACCGGGACGGTGTGCTCACCGACGAGGAGTTCACGCGGACGAAGGCCGTGGTGCTGCGGGGCTTCTGA
- a CDS encoding DoxX family protein — protein MTHGMRTDTTSPYADGGGHGWRDTATRYALLPLRVFLGVTFLYAGLDKLTDSAFLKDSGAGSIGETMRAVRDSSAIPALVDMALKSPVGFGYAMAFGELAVGIGALLGILTRLAALGGVLISLSLWLTVSWAAEPYYYGNDLPYLMAWIPLVLAGAPVLSFDAAWRSRRRQRTGGLA, from the coding sequence ATGACTCACGGTATGCGGACGGACACCACTTCCCCTTACGCCGACGGCGGAGGACACGGCTGGCGGGACACCGCCACCCGGTACGCCCTCCTTCCCCTGCGCGTCTTCCTCGGCGTCACCTTCCTCTACGCCGGTCTCGACAAGCTGACCGACAGCGCCTTCCTGAAGGACAGCGGCGCCGGCTCGATCGGCGAGACCATGCGCGCCGTCCGTGACTCCTCCGCCATCCCGGCCCTGGTCGACATGGCCCTGAAGAGCCCGGTCGGCTTCGGCTACGCGATGGCCTTCGGTGAACTCGCCGTCGGCATCGGCGCCCTGCTGGGCATCCTCACCCGACTCGCCGCACTGGGAGGCGTGCTGATCTCCCTCAGCCTGTGGCTGACGGTGAGCTGGGCCGCCGAGCCGTACTACTACGGCAATGATCTTCCCTACCTCATGGCCTGGATCCCTCTCGTCCTCGCCGGCGCCCCGGTCCTCTCCTTCGACGCCGCCTGGCGCTCAAGGCGACGACAGCGCACCGGCGGCCTGGCCTAG